In the genome of Theropithecus gelada isolate Dixy chromosome 19, Tgel_1.0, whole genome shotgun sequence, the window TCTAGGCCAAGTCTCACATGAAGCTACTCATCATTTGCTTCGTGTCCTCTGAGCTCCGAGAGTTGGCAAAGCTGATGAAGGAGCAGTAGACAGCGACCCAAGCACACCACTTCAGCTGGGGAAAGGTAGGTGGGTGGGCAGGTCAGTGAAAGGCACAACAATGAGTCCCGAAGCCACCTTTCCAGACACCAGTTCATGCCCACTGATTCCATCTGATGCAGCTGGGACCTTGCCCCCGGGAACTCCTCAGTCCCACCTGCTCATGGCATACTCCAGATACATGGTTTCTAGTCCTACTGCCTGGACTGCGTCTCTCAGGGCCAAGACTCTGACATCCCACATGCTTAAGACCCTGCCCCTTTCCACGAGTCCCCTCCAAGTTGCTTCAAAGCCTGGCCCCACCCGCAGACCAATCTGCCACATCCCCGCCCTGACCCGAATTCTTGACTTCACCAAAGACTGGGGCTTTCTTGGCCCAGCGTCATCCCAGCCCCACTCCCGGCCGATCTCAGGTCCTGCCTCATCAGCAATGACAAGACGCCCGGCTTCATTCCAAACCCGCCCCCGGGCCTCGTTCTCAGGTCCAACTACACCCATAGAAGCTCAATCCCGCCCACCTTAAGCATGAGGCCGCACATGCTGAAGATCATGCCCAGCAGGTTCATGTAGTCCGGCGTCGGGTCGTCCAAGGCCGGGTTACATTCGCTGGGCGGGGGCTTGTACCTGCGACAGGCTCGAGGGTCAGGGGCGCTCAGGTCCTGTCCCCGGGATAGACAGACGCTTCCCAGGGCCCCGATCCACACCCCCAACCCGAACCCGTGGCCACGACGCTGGCGTCCTCACCTAAGCACTTTGTTCGGCCTCCGTGGGTCCGACATATTGTTAGTAGACATAGCGAGTCGAAGGCCAGGTCACGCCTCTTCCGCTGCAGAAATTGCAGCTTCCGGCGTGCCAGCTGAGGGCGGATTTTAGAGTAACACCCGAGGCCCTCACATTTCCGTTCCTCATGACAGAGGCTTGGACTCCTCCTACCCAGAGAACGGAAATTTAGGAGAATCCAGAAGTCTTCCTTGCAAAGGGGAAATTGGGAAAAGAACCTGAAATCGGGCTTCAATAGTTCCAACAAGAGCACCCAAATGCCAAAATGATGAACCCGGAAGTGATAAACAGGAAGTAGGTCAGGAAGAACAATAATAAGGTTACACCCAAGCGTGGGTTTCGAAGGCGCGGAATCTTCCATACAGACCGATTTAAGGCGGCGAGGAAGGGGTCCTGGGACCATGGCTTTCCCTGAGCCAAAGCCGCGGCCTCCGGAGCTGCCGCAGAAACGGTTGAAGACGCTGGACTGCGGGCAAGGGGCGGTGCGAGCCGTACGATTTAATGGTGAGCGCGTTAGTCTTCATTCTGGGTCCTCCTCCCGCCTCCTGAGGTCGGCGGCCCAGTAACCCCCGCCTGGTGTTCCCCAGTGGATGGCAATTACTGCCTGACGTGCGGCAGTGACAAGACCCTGAAGCTATGGAACCCGCTTCGGGGGACGCTGCTGCGGACGTACAGCGGCCACGGCTACGAGGTGCTGGATGCGGCCGGGTGAGCCGGGGGCCAGGCTGGGATGGGAGCGCTGAGGCTGGGATCCGAGGTCGATGCTGATCTTCCTCCTCCTGTACTCCAGCTCCTTTGACAACAGCAGTCTCTGCTCCGGCGGCGGGGACAAGGCGGTGGTTCTGTGGGATGTGGCATCAGGACAGGTCGTGCGCAAATTCCGGGGCCATGCAGGGGTGAGTGAAAGCCTGGAGACCCTCATACGAGCGGAGGGGACCCGTATTAGCGCATAGGTGGTGATGAGGCCACCCCCATTACACCGTAAGGATCCCTTCCCC includes:
- the WDR83OS gene encoding protein Asterix yields the protein MSTNNMSDPRRPNKVLRYKPPPSECNPALDDPTPDYMNLLGMIFSMCGLMLKLKWCAWVAVYCSFISFANSRSSEDTKQMMSSFMLSISAVVMSYLQNPQPMTPPW